Proteins from one Gibbsiella quercinecans genomic window:
- a CDS encoding polysaccharide lyase family protein, with translation MLFLIGFILSPYGHCTAPVALTTSGLKTTLDNGLIKVEFSEDGSAASIIKNGENIVTHLSGAERDPSKQRSAYLDYYVKGVKDFTPNRVDVIKNGPEMAHIAYIDDQRGLLRLEYHLIMRKGISGIYSYVVAENAGKQDVVISELRNVYRFDPAKLDHLYNGVRTGQPLLYGQLEQLPKVQDETWRLPQGEVYSKYDFAGYLHALPFWGVFGHGVGAWLIHASPEYFSGDALKQELLVHQDAIILNYMTGAHFGTPDMVARPGWKKLYGPWLLYINQGNQQQMLNDASRRSAAEKAAWPYRWLDDKRYPLERTTLNGQVHSQWPVTVILSSSLDEAINLQTRGYSFQAVTDNEGKFSIGHVRPGEYKLAVYANSGTQPGILAQQTVTVSGNHQRLPDITIPHAKPVIWAIGQADRQAGEFRLGHEARNYRWQNAVPANLTFTIGRSDYQRDWYYAQTKPGKWDIRFAMQPKNKTYYLNIALAAASNGSMSNPTAPELAVVVNGKTIQTLKYENDKTIYRGALKNGRYHFEQIAITPAQLKKGNNTISLELKGGSVMYDVITLSE, from the coding sequence ATGTTATTTCTGATTGGATTTATTCTGTCGCCTTACGGCCACTGTACGGCTCCTGTTGCATTAACCACTTCCGGGCTAAAAACCACGCTGGACAATGGATTGATAAAAGTTGAATTCAGCGAAGACGGCAGCGCCGCCAGCATTATAAAAAACGGCGAGAATATCGTGACTCACCTTTCCGGGGCGGAAAGAGATCCCAGCAAACAGCGCAGCGCCTATCTGGATTATTACGTTAAAGGCGTAAAAGACTTTACGCCAAACCGGGTTGACGTTATTAAAAACGGGCCAGAGATGGCGCATATTGCTTATATCGATGACCAACGGGGATTATTGCGCCTGGAATATCATTTGATTATGCGCAAAGGCATCAGCGGTATTTATAGCTATGTCGTCGCTGAAAATGCGGGAAAGCAAGACGTGGTCATCAGTGAGCTGCGCAACGTCTACCGGTTCGATCCCGCCAAGCTTGATCATCTGTATAACGGCGTGCGCACCGGGCAACCGTTGCTTTATGGCCAGCTTGAGCAATTACCGAAAGTACAAGATGAAACCTGGCGTTTACCCCAAGGCGAAGTGTATTCCAAATATGACTTTGCCGGTTATCTGCACGCGCTCCCTTTCTGGGGCGTCTTCGGCCATGGCGTCGGTGCCTGGCTGATTCACGCCAGCCCGGAGTACTTTTCTGGCGATGCGCTAAAACAAGAGCTGCTGGTGCACCAGGATGCGATCATCCTGAACTATATGACCGGCGCGCATTTTGGCACGCCGGACATGGTCGCCCGCCCCGGCTGGAAAAAACTCTATGGTCCGTGGCTGCTGTATATCAACCAGGGTAATCAGCAGCAAATGCTTAACGACGCCAGCCGGCGGTCAGCGGCCGAAAAAGCCGCCTGGCCCTATCGCTGGCTGGATGACAAACGCTATCCGCTGGAACGCACCACGCTGAACGGCCAGGTACATAGCCAATGGCCCGTGACCGTCATACTTTCCTCATCCCTGGATGAAGCCATTAATCTTCAGACGCGGGGTTATTCTTTCCAGGCGGTCACCGATAACGAAGGCAAGTTCAGCATCGGCCACGTCAGGCCAGGGGAATATAAACTGGCGGTGTATGCCAACAGCGGCACGCAGCCCGGCATCCTGGCGCAACAAACCGTCACCGTTAGCGGCAACCACCAACGCTTGCCGGATATCACGATCCCGCACGCCAAACCGGTTATCTGGGCTATCGGCCAGGCAGACCGCCAGGCCGGCGAATTCCGCCTCGGCCATGAAGCCCGAAATTACCGCTGGCAGAATGCGGTGCCGGCCAACCTGACGTTTACCATTGGCCGTAGCGATTACCAGCGGGATTGGTATTACGCCCAAACCAAGCCAGGGAAATGGGATATTCGCTTTGCCATGCAGCCCAAGAACAAAACCTATTACTTGAATATTGCGCTGGCCGCGGCCAGTAACGGCTCAATGAGTAACCCGACGGCGCCGGAACTGGCGGTGGTGGTTAACGGGAAAACGATTCAAACGCTGAAATATGAGAATGACAAAACCATTTACCGCGGCGCATTAAAAAACGGCCGCTATCACTTTGAACAGATAGCGATAACACCGGCACAGCTTAAAAAAGGCAACAATACAATCTCCCTGGAATTGAAAGGCGGGAGTGTTATGTATGACGTTATCACGCTGAGCGAATAA
- a CDS encoding winged helix-turn-helix transcriptional regulator: MRKENGAALPAVRYGKLLDADCPSRVILQHIVSRWGILVLIALDDETLRFSELRRRISGISEKMLAQTLQTFEKDGFVHRESLPVVPPHTEYSLTPLGREVYTQVIQLTDWIEFNLPKLLSAGRKPMAG; encoded by the coding sequence ATGCGTAAAGAGAACGGTGCGGCCCTGCCGGCGGTTCGGTACGGCAAGCTGCTGGATGCCGACTGCCCCTCCCGCGTGATACTGCAGCATATTGTCAGCCGCTGGGGAATTCTGGTGCTGATTGCGCTGGATGATGAGACGCTGCGCTTTAGCGAACTGCGCCGCAGAATCAGCGGCATCAGTGAAAAAATGCTGGCGCAAACGCTGCAGACGTTTGAGAAGGATGGGTTTGTGCACCGTGAAAGCCTGCCGGTGGTGCCCCCGCATACCGAATATTCTTTAACGCCGTTAGGGCGGGAAGTGTATACGCAGGTAATTCAACTGACGGACTGGATTGAGTTTAATCTGCCGAAGCTGCTCAGCGCCGGCCGTAAACCCATGGCCGGCTAA
- a CDS encoding SDR family oxidoreductase — translation MIAVTGATGQLGRLVIEALLKTVPANQIVAAVRSPEKAQDLVKQGLVVRQADYSQPATLQAAFQGVSKLLLISSSEVGQRAAQHQAVIDAAKAAGVELIAYTSLLHAETSPLLLGEEHRQTEAALQQSGLPFVLLRNGWYSENYAASIAPALAHGAFIGAAKNGRIASAARADYALAAAKVLQLDGQAGKVYELAGDDSYTLAEFAAEIAHQSGKAVNYVDMPQAEFAAALKGAGLPAGLADVLADSDVGAAQGALYDDSHTLSQLIGRPTTTYQQVIAAALAAL, via the coding sequence ATGATTGCAGTTACAGGTGCTACCGGCCAACTGGGCCGCCTCGTGATCGAGGCATTGTTGAAAACCGTTCCGGCTAACCAGATTGTCGCCGCCGTACGCAGCCCGGAGAAAGCGCAGGATCTGGTTAAGCAGGGCCTGGTGGTGCGGCAGGCGGACTACAGCCAGCCGGCCACGTTGCAAGCGGCGTTCCAGGGGGTGAGTAAGCTGCTGCTGATCTCATCAAGCGAAGTTGGGCAACGCGCCGCGCAGCACCAGGCGGTGATCGATGCCGCCAAGGCCGCCGGGGTGGAACTGATCGCCTATACCAGCCTGCTGCACGCGGAAACTTCGCCGCTGCTGCTGGGTGAAGAACACCGCCAGACAGAGGCGGCATTGCAGCAGTCCGGCCTGCCGTTCGTGCTGCTGCGTAATGGCTGGTATAGCGAAAACTATGCCGCCAGCATTGCGCCGGCGCTGGCTCATGGCGCCTTTATCGGCGCGGCAAAAAACGGGCGTATTGCTTCTGCTGCCCGCGCAGATTATGCGCTTGCCGCCGCCAAGGTTCTGCAACTGGATGGGCAGGCAGGCAAGGTATACGAGCTGGCCGGCGACGACAGCTACACGCTGGCCGAGTTTGCCGCAGAGATTGCACACCAGTCCGGCAAGGCAGTTAACTATGTGGACATGCCGCAGGCCGAGTTTGCCGCCGCATTAAAAGGCGCAGGGTTGCCGGCCGGCCTGGCCGACGTATTGGCCGATTCTGACGTGGGCGCTGCGCAAGGCGCGCTCTATGACGACAGCCATACGCTGAGCCAGTTAATCGGCCGCCCAACCACGACCTATCAACAGGTTATCGCCGCTGCGCTGGCCGCGCTGTAA
- a CDS encoding ABC transporter ATP-binding protein, with amino-acid sequence MSLQFSHISKFFTVNGQALPALQEINLALAPGELVAIIGASGCGKSTLLRLAAGLEQAEHGQITVNGRPLHGIPPRVSLVFQEARLFPWLTVADNIALGMEQQHLPPQETARQVAHYLAMMGLEGFAQAWPHQLSGGMAQRVAIARGLAAQPTILLLDEPFGALDALTRQQLQDSLAAIRRQTNLSILLVTHDVEEALFLADRIVVMSPRPGRIRHVLPVELSWPRARTGQALQQQRQLLCELLEQPGASVA; translated from the coding sequence ATGTCGCTGCAATTTAGCCATATCAGTAAGTTTTTTACCGTCAACGGCCAGGCGCTCCCTGCCCTGCAGGAGATCAACCTGGCGCTCGCCCCGGGCGAACTGGTGGCGATTATCGGCGCCAGCGGCTGTGGCAAATCCACCCTGCTGCGGCTGGCCGCCGGGCTTGAGCAAGCCGAACATGGGCAGATCACGGTTAACGGCCGCCCGCTGCACGGCATTCCGCCGCGGGTGAGCCTGGTGTTCCAGGAAGCGCGGCTGTTCCCCTGGCTGACGGTAGCGGATAACATCGCGCTCGGCATGGAGCAACAGCATTTGCCGCCGCAGGAAACCGCCCGCCAGGTGGCGCATTACCTGGCGATGATGGGATTGGAGGGGTTTGCGCAGGCCTGGCCGCACCAGCTATCGGGAGGGATGGCGCAGCGTGTGGCCATCGCCCGCGGGCTGGCGGCGCAGCCCACCATTCTGCTGCTGGATGAACCGTTCGGCGCGCTGGACGCGCTCACCCGCCAGCAGTTGCAGGACAGCCTGGCGGCCATTCGCCGGCAAACCAATCTGAGCATTTTACTGGTGACCCACGATGTGGAAGAAGCGCTGTTTCTGGCAGACCGCATTGTAGTGATGTCCCCGCGGCCGGGGCGTATCCGCCATGTTTTGCCGGTCGAGCTGTCGTGGCCCCGGGCGCGCACCGGCCAGGCGCTGCAACAACAGCGCCAGTTGCTTTGTGAACTGCTGGAACAACCTGGGGCCAGCGTTGCCTGA
- a CDS encoding ABC transporter permease, which produces MRKNALPANAAPPLPFSAAAAAAGYYALLVPLLLLGGWWLASSHGWMSAQILPSPAVVFDSAQAFIPEELIHELPISLWRLAVGLAGGIFTGLALGALFGLSPFANRLLMPIFTVLVQIPTLAWIPLLMLALGIGEALKLTILIKSVAVPVALYTCIGIQQTPQKLYEAARSLRLPPLAFVRRLILPAMLPYLMTGVRLAFSQGWVALIAVELLASSEGLGYLLVQSRQLFMLDLVFVCIFVIGAFGFLGEKGLLWLTRRWVHWPAQVISPDNLRTPAAGFSLTGWVVPLLLAALWQFAAAHGLLASAFLPAPAAVGRTLFDGLFNGTLAGDLAASLFRMLQGFALGSAAGMLAGGLLGSWPMADRLFSPLLSALRSVAVFAWLPLLTAWFGLGEMAKIVFIALATFFPVLLATHQGIAQLPPMLQEVSRILQLTPGQRLRKLVLPGMLPALFSGLRLGLMHAWVGTIGAEYFISSGDGLGSMMMRAQQLLAADRILAGVALIALVAALSAKAIALAERRLTAWRFH; this is translated from the coding sequence ATGCGTAAAAATGCTTTGCCGGCCAACGCCGCGCCCCCGCTTCCTTTTTCTGCCGCTGCGGCGGCAGCGGGCTACTACGCTCTGCTGGTGCCGTTGCTGCTGTTGGGCGGCTGGTGGCTGGCCAGCAGCCACGGCTGGATGTCGGCGCAAATTTTGCCTTCGCCGGCGGTGGTGTTCGACAGCGCGCAGGCCTTTATCCCGGAAGAACTGATTCATGAGCTGCCCATTAGCCTGTGGCGCCTGGCGGTGGGGCTGGCCGGCGGCATTTTCACCGGGCTGGCGCTTGGTGCCCTGTTTGGCCTAAGCCCGTTCGCCAACCGCCTGTTAATGCCGATTTTTACCGTGCTGGTGCAGATCCCTACCCTGGCGTGGATCCCACTGCTGATGCTGGCGCTGGGGATTGGCGAAGCGCTCAAGCTGACCATTTTAATCAAATCGGTGGCGGTGCCGGTGGCGCTGTATACCTGCATCGGCATCCAGCAAACGCCGCAAAAACTGTATGAAGCGGCGCGCAGCCTGCGCCTGCCGCCGCTGGCGTTTGTGCGCCGCCTGATCCTGCCGGCGATGCTGCCCTACCTGATGACCGGGGTACGGCTGGCCTTTTCGCAAGGGTGGGTAGCGCTGATCGCCGTGGAACTGCTGGCTTCAAGCGAAGGGCTGGGTTATCTGCTGGTGCAAAGCCGGCAGCTGTTTATGCTGGATCTGGTGTTTGTCTGCATTTTCGTGATCGGCGCGTTTGGCTTCCTCGGTGAAAAAGGCCTGCTGTGGCTGACCCGGCGCTGGGTGCACTGGCCGGCGCAGGTGATCAGCCCGGATAACCTGCGCACCCCGGCGGCGGGCTTTTCCCTGACGGGTTGGGTGGTGCCGTTGCTGCTGGCGGCACTCTGGCAGTTTGCCGCCGCTCACGGCCTGTTGGCTAGCGCCTTCCTGCCGGCCCCGGCGGCCGTCGGGCGCACGCTGTTCGACGGCCTGTTCAACGGCACGCTGGCGGGCGATCTGGCCGCCAGCCTGTTCCGTATGCTACAGGGCTTTGCGTTGGGCAGCGCGGCCGGCATGCTGGCCGGCGGGTTGCTCGGCAGTTGGCCGATGGCCGATCGGCTGTTCAGCCCGCTGCTTTCCGCCCTGCGCAGCGTGGCGGTGTTCGCCTGGCTGCCACTGCTGACCGCCTGGTTCGGCCTGGGAGAAATGGCCAAAATCGTATTCATCGCGCTGGCGACGTTCTTCCCGGTGCTGCTGGCCACCCATCAGGGCATTGCCCAGTTGCCGCCGATGCTGCAGGAGGTGAGCCGCATTCTGCAACTGACGCCAGGCCAGCGCCTGCGCAAACTGGTGCTGCCCGGCATGCTGCCGGCGCTGTTTTCCGGGCTGCGGCTGGGGCTGATGCATGCCTGGGTCGGCACCATCGGCGCGGAATATTTTATCTCGTCCGGCGACGGGCTAGGCAGCATGATGATGCGCGCCCAGCAATTGCTGGCGGCCGATCGCATTCTCGCCGGCGTGGCGCTGATAGCGCTGGTGGCGGCGCTTTCCGCCAAGGCCATTGCGCTGGCGGAACGCCGCCTCACCGCCTGGCGCTTTCACTGA
- a CDS encoding ExbD/TolR family protein, translated as MAFSSQNNEDVMSEMNITPLVDVMLVLLVVFIVTAPMLTNAIPIQLPKTAAVAPAEQQDPLVVSINGEQQFFINKEAIEREQLVQRLAQEKAANSNLIVQVQAEQSANYGIVAGLLADLEKAGITRLSLLTQK; from the coding sequence ATGGCGTTTTCCTCGCAAAACAACGAAGACGTGATGAGTGAAATGAACATCACGCCGTTAGTGGATGTCATGCTGGTATTGCTGGTGGTGTTTATCGTGACCGCGCCGATGCTGACCAACGCCATCCCGATCCAACTGCCCAAAACCGCGGCGGTGGCGCCGGCCGAACAGCAGGATCCGCTGGTGGTCAGCATCAACGGCGAACAGCAGTTTTTTATCAATAAAGAGGCGATTGAGCGCGAACAACTGGTGCAGCGTCTGGCGCAGGAGAAAGCCGCCAATAGCAACCTGATTGTGCAGGTGCAGGCCGAGCAGAGCGCCAACTACGGCATCGTCGCCGGGCTGCTGGCCGATCTGGAAAAGGCAGGCATTACCCGCCTGTCGCTGCTAACACAAAAATAA
- a CDS encoding MotA/TolQ/ExbB proton channel family protein — MTLGHIELASPEGAVILLLLFFSVLTWFIALLKLAQYLRQQRRDKRFKQLFWQQEDLHQALNESQRTGALAQLALAALDAPAHLQGRKTLDAQLPDRVERALQQQIQRERRSLESGLAILASIGSTSPFIGLFGTVWGIMAALQSIGQTGSASLDTVAGPIGNALIATGIGIAVAVPAVLIYNYFLRRLKLAVADMDDFAHDIYSVMQAQGFQVSGSPTPFEVKNMREAV, encoded by the coding sequence ATGACGCTCGGACACATTGAACTGGCTTCCCCTGAGGGCGCCGTTATCCTGCTGCTGCTGTTTTTCTCGGTATTAACCTGGTTCATCGCCCTGCTCAAGTTGGCGCAATACCTGCGCCAGCAGCGCCGCGATAAGCGCTTTAAACAGCTGTTCTGGCAGCAGGAGGATCTGCACCAGGCGCTGAACGAGAGCCAACGCACCGGCGCGCTGGCCCAGTTGGCCCTGGCCGCGCTGGATGCGCCGGCGCACCTACAGGGGCGCAAAACGCTCGACGCCCAATTACCGGACCGGGTAGAGCGCGCACTGCAACAGCAGATCCAACGTGAGCGCCGTTCGCTGGAAAGCGGCCTGGCGATCCTCGCCAGCATCGGCAGCACCTCGCCGTTTATTGGCCTGTTCGGCACCGTATGGGGAATTATGGCCGCCTTGCAGAGTATCGGCCAGACCGGCTCTGCCAGCCTGGATACGGTGGCCGGGCCGATCGGCAATGCGCTGATCGCTACCGGTATCGGGATCGCGGTCGCCGTGCCGGCGGTGCTGATCTACAACTATTTCCTGCGCCGCCTGAAGCTGGCAGTGGCCGATATGGACGATTTTGCCCACGACATTTACAGCGTGATGCAGGCTCAGGGCTTTCAGGTGAGCGGCAGCCCCACGCCTTTCGAAGTCAAAAACATGCGGGAGGCGGTGTAA
- a CDS encoding energy transducer TonB, with the protein MTQVIYAGEPEPAWQPTTTEPAAAAPHGRRFVPRTGLAGASRPERWLALLLVVALHAAALLLLQRTAIPPLLTPPRQLPISIELTAAPQEAPPVAEEPPAPPAPVEKTLPVDENALQPPAPVEKPRPPAKVPEKKVQKPPEKKRPVKPAKPVNKTPATPAPAQQAVVNNAASQQTQPITPPLANADYLHNPAPEYPEAAITRGQEGTVLLNVQVGANGKVLSIRLQKSSGYAALDKAAQETVRRWSFVPARRGSQAVGGSVIVPIDFSLDS; encoded by the coding sequence ATGACCCAAGTAATCTATGCCGGTGAACCTGAGCCGGCCTGGCAGCCAACAACAACGGAGCCGGCGGCCGCTGCGCCACACGGTCGCCGGTTTGTGCCGCGCACCGGGCTGGCCGGCGCTTCGCGGCCTGAACGTTGGCTGGCACTGCTGCTGGTCGTGGCGCTGCATGCAGCGGCGCTGCTGCTGTTGCAGCGCACGGCGATCCCACCGCTGCTCACGCCGCCGCGCCAGTTGCCGATCAGCATTGAACTCACCGCCGCGCCGCAAGAGGCGCCGCCGGTGGCCGAAGAACCACCCGCGCCCCCGGCGCCGGTAGAAAAAACGCTGCCGGTGGATGAAAACGCGCTGCAACCACCGGCACCGGTGGAAAAACCGCGGCCACCGGCCAAAGTGCCGGAAAAGAAAGTGCAAAAACCACCGGAGAAAAAACGCCCGGTAAAACCCGCCAAACCGGTAAATAAAACGCCGGCCACGCCGGCGCCTGCCCAACAAGCCGTGGTAAATAATGCCGCGAGCCAGCAAACACAGCCGATCACGCCGCCGCTGGCCAATGCCGATTATTTACATAACCCGGCGCCGGAATATCCGGAAGCCGCCATCACCCGGGGGCAGGAAGGCACCGTATTACTGAATGTGCAGGTTGGCGCCAACGGCAAAGTGCTGTCCATCCGCCTGCAAAAATCCAGCGGCTACGCTGCGCTGGATAAGGCGGCGCAAGAAACTGTACGGCGCTGGTCTTTCGTACCGGCCCGCCGCGGCAGCCAGGCCGTCGGCGGCTCGGTAATTGTTCCCATTGATTTCTCGCTTGACTCATGA
- a CDS encoding ABC transporter substrate-binding protein yields the protein MKVAKGWVFFGLLAASVFWPGAASAANEIRIAVSDIGAGEQPAGGGLIDVIYRQKLLEQEFGRDGINVRWLFIKGAGPVINEGFANHQIDVAYLGDLASIIGRSRELDTQVIGAAARGINHYLAVPRGADIHQLADLKGKRVGLFRGTAAELSFLAALHSQGMKARDVKIINLDFAAASAALAAKQIDATWGGNNTLALRDKGVADIPVSTQALNGAGQLSGLIVIDGEFARRNGDILRRIINVQRHAAAWASDEKNKNGFIQLLAKQSGYPEAILREEWDGLPPLSQRLSPELDSAFKAQLQQSINTALEARLIRQPVNIDNWLNDDFLKAQ from the coding sequence ATGAAAGTGGCAAAAGGGTGGGTATTTTTTGGCCTGTTGGCGGCCAGCGTATTTTGGCCCGGGGCGGCAAGCGCGGCGAATGAAATCCGCATTGCGGTTTCGGATATCGGCGCTGGCGAGCAACCGGCCGGCGGCGGGTTGATTGACGTGATTTACCGGCAGAAATTATTGGAGCAGGAGTTTGGCCGGGATGGCATCAACGTGCGTTGGCTGTTTATTAAAGGCGCCGGGCCGGTGATTAACGAAGGCTTTGCCAACCACCAGATCGATGTGGCCTACCTGGGGGATCTGGCCAGTATTATCGGCCGTTCGCGCGAATTGGATACTCAGGTTATTGGCGCCGCGGCGCGCGGCATCAACCATTATCTGGCGGTGCCGCGGGGCGCGGATATTCATCAACTGGCCGATCTAAAAGGCAAGCGCGTTGGCCTGTTCCGCGGCACCGCCGCCGAGCTGTCCTTCCTGGCCGCGCTGCATTCGCAGGGCATGAAGGCCAGAGATGTCAAAATCATCAATCTTGATTTTGCCGCCGCCAGCGCGGCATTGGCGGCAAAGCAGATCGACGCGACCTGGGGCGGCAACAATACCCTGGCGCTGCGGGATAAGGGCGTGGCGGATATTCCGGTATCGACCCAGGCGCTTAACGGTGCCGGGCAGCTTAGCGGGCTGATCGTCATTGACGGCGAATTCGCCCGCCGTAATGGGGATATTCTGCGGCGGATTATTAACGTGCAACGCCACGCTGCGGCCTGGGCCAGCGATGAAAAAAATAAAAACGGGTTTATTCAGTTGCTGGCAAAACAATCCGGTTACCCGGAAGCTATTTTGCGTGAGGAATGGGATGGATTGCCGCCGTTATCACAGCGGTTATCACCAGAGCTGGATAGTGCTTTTAAAGCACAGTTACAACAATCGATAAATACTGCGCTGGAAGCGCGCCTAATTCGCCAGCCAGTGAATATCGATAATTGGTTAAACGATGATTTTTTGAAAGCGCAGTGA